In one window of Haloimpatiens sp. FM7315 DNA:
- the spoIIR gene encoding stage II sporulation protein R has product MKKVIIFILCVFMGMMVINNVKAQDEMIMEKNIQDKLIRFHVIANTDTKEDQNLKLKVKDEVIKYIQPKLENCKSINESREVLKKNDSKIIKIAENIIKQEGFDYDVKSSLSKENFPIKTYGNITLPAGEYEAYRIIIGNGKGHNWWCVMFPPLCFVDITRGEVSYNKTESEMKKVLSKDEYNLVDNTCKEEIKLKFKLLDIIRSLR; this is encoded by the coding sequence ATGAAAAAAGTAATTATTTTCATATTATGCGTTTTTATGGGTATGATGGTCATTAATAATGTTAAAGCACAAGATGAGATGATAATGGAAAAGAATATTCAAGATAAACTAATTAGATTTCATGTAATAGCTAATACTGATACAAAAGAAGATCAAAATTTGAAATTGAAAGTTAAAGATGAAGTGATAAAGTATATTCAACCCAAACTTGAAAATTGTAAAAGCATTAATGAATCCAGAGAAGTACTTAAAAAGAATGATAGTAAAATTATTAAAATAGCTGAAAATATTATAAAGCAAGAAGGATTTGACTATGATGTTAAGAGTTCTTTATCAAAAGAAAACTTTCCAATTAAAACTTATGGAAATATTACTTTACCTGCAGGTGAATATGAGGCTTACAGAATAATAATAGGAAATGGTAAAGGGCACAACTGGTGGTGTGTTATGTTTCCGCCTTTGTGTTTTGTGGATATAACAAGAGGAGAAGTGTCTTATAATAAAACAGAAAGTGAAATGAAAAAAGTGCTATCTAAAGATGAATATAACCTTGTAGATAACACTTGTAAAGAAGAAATAAAATTGAAATTCAAATTACTTGATATTATAAGATCGTTGCGTTAG
- a CDS encoding spore germination protein, giving the protein MKEILKDNSDIVYREFFINGTVKAALIYIDGMADKILLDDYVLESLMDKDEEDINVNNIKDRLLTISDLREVDKLSKGIDGFLSGDTLLLIDGLKKAYIIANRSWPARGISEPLGETVVRGSREGFAETIRFNTALVRRRIRDTKFRIKSKTIGVRSKTDVVIMYIDDIVRDGLVEEVEKRLDKIKIDAILDSGYVEQLIQDDKWSIFPHIQSTERPDVVAAALYEGRVAILVDNSPFALIAPSTLINLFQSPDDYYQGWINSSIVRFVRNLGVLFSLIIPALYVAITSFHTSIIPTKLAYSIASSREGVPFPAFVEAIIMELSLTFLMEAVVRLPKPIGSTVGIVGGLIIGQAAVSAGIVSPIMIIIVSVTAITSFMIPNYGVSNAFRIVRFFLIIASAIIGLYGIVIGLIILLIHLLKMKSFGVSYLSPMVNTHFKDFKDFMFRVPIDNMKERPEYMNTKDKIRQK; this is encoded by the coding sequence ATTAAGGAGATATTAAAAGATAATTCAGATATTGTATATAGAGAATTTTTTATAAATGGAACTGTAAAGGCGGCATTAATCTATATAGATGGTATGGCTGATAAAATATTACTGGACGATTATGTACTTGAGAGTCTTATGGATAAAGATGAAGAAGACATTAATGTAAACAATATAAAAGATAGGCTTTTAACTATTTCAGACTTAAGAGAAGTTGACAAATTAAGTAAGGGGATAGATGGTTTTTTATCTGGGGATACTCTTTTACTAATAGATGGATTAAAAAAGGCATATATCATAGCAAATCGTTCTTGGCCTGCTAGAGGTATAAGTGAACCTTTAGGAGAGACAGTTGTTAGGGGATCTAGGGAGGGATTTGCAGAGACTATAAGATTTAATACAGCTTTGGTTAGAAGAAGAATAAGAGATACTAAATTTAGAATAAAATCAAAGACTATAGGAGTAAGATCTAAAACTGATGTTGTCATAATGTATATTGATGATATAGTAAGGGATGGCTTAGTGGAAGAGGTTGAAAAAAGGCTTGATAAGATAAAAATTGATGCTATTTTAGACAGTGGTTATGTTGAGCAATTGATTCAAGATGATAAGTGGTCAATATTTCCTCATATTCAAAGCACTGAAAGACCAGATGTAGTTGCAGCTGCTCTGTACGAAGGTAGAGTTGCTATATTAGTTGATAATTCTCCCTTTGCCTTAATTGCTCCTTCTACTCTAATTAATTTATTTCAATCACCTGATGATTATTATCAAGGGTGGATAAATTCATCTATAGTTAGATTTGTTAGAAATTTAGGGGTACTTTTTTCTTTAATAATACCAGCATTATATGTGGCTATTACCTCATTTCATACCTCTATAATACCAACGAAATTAGCTTATTCTATAGCTTCTAGTAGAGAGGGAGTGCCATTCCCAGCTTTTGTTGAAGCTATTATAATGGAGTTAAGCTTGACGTTCTTAATGGAAGCGGTTGTAAGATTACCTAAACCAATAGGTTCTACTGTAGGAATTGTTGGGGGCCTTATAATAGGTCAAGCGGCTGTGAGCGCTGGAATAGTGAGTCCTATAATGATAATAATAGTTTCTGTTACTGCTATTACAAGTTTTATGATACCAAATTACGGAGTTTCAAATGCTTTTAGAATTGTAAGGTTTTTTCTTATAATAGCTTCTGCAATAATAGGTCTTTATGGAATTGTAATAGGCTTAATTATTCTATTAATACATTTACTAAAAATGAAAAGTTTTGGGGTTTCATACTTATCACCTATGGTGAATACTCATTTTAAAGATTTCAAGGATTTTATGTTTAGAGTTCCTATTGACAATATGAAAGAACGACCTGAATATATGAATACAAAAGATAAAATAAGGCAAAAATAA
- a CDS encoding tRNA 4-thiouridine(8) synthase ThiI: MAKALALISGGLDSILAAKLVEEQGIEVIGLCFKSYFFNEENAVRMTKQIGIPLKVIDFSEVHFEMVKNPKHGHGKNMNPCIDCHALMMNYAGKLLDELKADFIITGEVLNQRPMSQNKGSLNVVKKESGFADKILRPLSAKVLPETQMELDGLVDRDKLLGLSGRGRKDQMELAEKWNIKEYPSPAGGCKLTEPNYSKRLKDILKYKKEVLERDLNLLKIGRHFRVSEGCKIISTRTFEEGEELKVLLMEEDLVFLAKDYKGSMVVITGNAGSEDIEMAAKITARYCKGRMEENIAVRYGKYKHPLNNLIEVNQASDEELDKYMIK; the protein is encoded by the coding sequence ATGGCAAAAGCGTTAGCTTTAATATCAGGTGGACTTGATAGCATTTTAGCGGCTAAATTGGTTGAAGAACAAGGAATAGAAGTAATTGGATTGTGTTTTAAGTCCTATTTTTTTAACGAAGAAAATGCTGTAAGAATGACTAAGCAGATAGGAATTCCTCTTAAAGTAATTGATTTTTCAGAGGTACATTTTGAAATGGTAAAGAACCCTAAACATGGACATGGTAAAAATATGAACCCTTGCATAGATTGTCACGCACTTATGATGAATTATGCAGGAAAACTATTAGATGAATTGAAGGCGGATTTTATAATTACAGGTGAGGTATTAAATCAAAGGCCTATGTCTCAAAATAAAGGCTCTTTGAATGTAGTAAAAAAAGAATCAGGATTTGCAGATAAAATTCTAAGACCTCTTTCTGCTAAAGTTTTACCTGAAACTCAAATGGAATTAGATGGTCTTGTAGATAGGGATAAACTTTTAGGACTAAGCGGCAGAGGAAGAAAAGATCAAATGGAACTTGCAGAAAAATGGAATATAAAAGAATATCCTTCGCCTGCAGGTGGATGTAAACTTACGGAACCTAATTATTCAAAAAGGCTAAAAGATATTTTAAAATATAAAAAAGAAGTATTAGAAAGAGATTTAAATCTTCTCAAAATCGGTAGGCATTTTAGAGTTTCAGAGGGATGTAAAATAATATCTACAAGAACTTTTGAAGAAGGAGAAGAACTTAAAGTTCTTTTGATGGAAGAAGATTTAGTATTTCTTGCAAAAGATTATAAAGGATCTATGGTGGTTATAACTGGAAATGCAGGAAGCGAAGATATTGAAATGGCTGCCAAAATTACGGCTAGGTATTGTAAGGGTAGAATGGAAGAAAATATAGCAGTAAGATATGGAAAATATAAACATCCCTTAAATAATTTAATTGAAGTAAATCAAGCTAGTGATGAGGAACTAGATAAATATATGATAAAGTAA
- a CDS encoding sigma-54 interaction domain-containing protein has product MFDNYELNFLEQLAEGVMIFDEDFKLVFMNDSLQVMHDLDKDKCLGKEVFYIYPKIKSKDHAVNKTFKEHKANIRTKDLYINYKGEEFINLNSSYPIYKNNKFKGIINVVFNSNIKEKNGIESKKTDFSNGDKYITKNKKYDFIDIVGKSSNILDLKQKALKASKSSSPILIYGETGVGKELFVQSIHYNSWRKNGPLISQNCAAIPRELFESIMFGTIPGGFTGSINQKGLFELSNFGTLYLDELNSMPLEFQGKLLRIIQDGKFRKVGGNKEIKVDVRIIASLNEKPEDIIEKGKLRKDLYYRLNVIRLNIPSLRNRREDIPMLIEYFILKYNEKFNSKIKGVSQNALRKLMLLDWPGNVRQLQYAIENIFNFKTDGIIGYNDLPKFDEVIKKDMFLKERLFNLEKECIIEELILNDYNVSKTSKKLGIPRQTLQYKIKKFNIEII; this is encoded by the coding sequence ATGTTTGATAATTATGAGTTGAATTTCTTAGAACAATTAGCTGAGGGTGTTATGATTTTTGATGAAGATTTTAAATTAGTATTTATGAATGATTCTTTGCAAGTTATGCATGATTTAGATAAAGATAAATGCTTAGGCAAGGAAGTATTTTATATTTACCCTAAAATTAAATCAAAAGATCATGCAGTTAATAAGACCTTTAAAGAACATAAAGCAAATATAAGGACAAAAGATTTGTATATTAACTATAAAGGGGAAGAATTCATTAATTTGAATTCTTCTTATCCTATATATAAAAATAATAAATTTAAAGGTATTATAAATGTGGTTTTTAATTCTAATATTAAAGAAAAAAATGGTATAGAGTCTAAAAAAACGGATTTTTCTAATGGAGATAAATATATTACAAAAAATAAAAAGTATGATTTTATTGATATTGTAGGTAAAAGCAGTAATATATTAGATTTAAAACAAAAGGCTTTAAAAGCCTCTAAATCTAGTTCTCCTATTTTAATATATGGTGAAACTGGGGTTGGTAAAGAGCTATTTGTGCAATCTATACATTATAATTCCTGGAGAAAAAATGGACCATTAATTTCGCAAAACTGTGCAGCTATACCTAGGGAGCTTTTTGAAAGCATAATGTTTGGTACTATACCAGGTGGCTTTACAGGTTCCATAAACCAAAAAGGGCTTTTTGAATTGTCCAATTTTGGCACACTATATTTAGATGAATTAAATTCTATGCCATTGGAGTTTCAGGGAAAATTATTGAGAATTATACAGGATGGAAAATTTAGAAAAGTAGGGGGAAATAAAGAAATAAAGGTTGATGTTAGGATAATAGCTTCTTTAAATGAAAAACCGGAAGACATAATAGAAAAAGGTAAGCTTAGAAAAGACCTCTATTATAGATTGAATGTTATAAGATTAAATATACCTTCTTTAAGGAATAGAAGAGAAGACATTCCTATGCTTATAGAGTATTTTATTTTGAAATACAATGAAAAATTTAATTCTAAAATAAAAGGTGTCAGTCAAAATGCTTTGAGAAAACTAATGCTACTAGATTGGCCTGGGAACGTAAGACAACTTCAGTATGCAATAGAAAATATATTTAATTTTAAAACAGATGGAATAATTGGGTATAATGATTTACCTAAGTTTGATGAAGTCATTAAAAAGGATATGTTTTTAAAAGAAAGATTATTTAATTTAGAAAAAGAGTGTATTATTGAAGAGCTTATATTAAATGATTACAATGTATCTAAAACATCAAAAAAATTAGGTATACCAAGACAGACTCTTCAATATAAAATTAAAAAATTTAATATTGAAATTATATAA
- the ispE gene encoding 4-(cytidine 5'-diphospho)-2-C-methyl-D-erythritol kinase, with the protein MFVKAYAKINLSLDVIGKRKDGYHLLKMIMQSIDLYDEIEITKRDTGINIKCNKPYVPLDDKNIAYRAAKIFLDKYNIHSGVFIDIRKNIPVSAGLAGGSTNAAAVLKSMSELYGLNIKKEELMDIGLKIGADIPYCIIGGTALCEGIGEKVKPLKPFRDKILVLVKPNFGVSTKEVYKAFDINKVYKHPKTHELIDFIVKDDLTNVALNMRNVLENVTIKEHPVIRDIKQTMISMGALGSLMSGSGPSVFGFFEDTLKAQRCFEVLKRNYKEVFITRTI; encoded by the coding sequence ATGTTTGTAAAGGCGTATGCTAAAATTAATTTGTCACTAGATGTAATAGGTAAAAGGAAGGATGGATATCATCTGCTTAAGATGATTATGCAGAGTATAGATTTATATGATGAAATAGAGATAACTAAAAGGGATACAGGAATTAATATTAAATGTAACAAACCCTATGTTCCTTTAGATGACAAAAATATAGCTTATAGAGCAGCAAAAATCTTTTTAGATAAATACAATATACATTCTGGAGTATTTATTGACATAAGGAAAAACATACCAGTGTCTGCAGGACTTGCAGGTGGAAGTACCAATGCTGCAGCTGTTTTAAAATCTATGAGTGAACTTTATGGTTTAAATATAAAAAAAGAGGAACTAATGGATATAGGGCTGAAAATAGGTGCAGACATTCCTTACTGTATAATAGGAGGAACTGCTTTGTGTGAAGGCATTGGAGAGAAGGTAAAACCTTTAAAACCCTTTAGAGATAAGATATTAGTATTGGTTAAACCTAATTTTGGTGTTTCAACTAAAGAAGTTTATAAGGCCTTTGACATAAATAAAGTGTACAAGCATCCGAAAACTCATGAATTAATAGATTTTATAGTAAAAGATGATTTAACAAATGTAGCTTTAAATATGCGAAATGTATTAGAAAATGTAACTATAAAGGAACACCCTGTAATAAGGGATATAAAACAAACTATGATTAGTATGGGTGCCTTAGGAAGTCTTATGAGTGGAAGTGGACCTAGTGTATTTGGTTTTTTTGAAGATACGCTAAAAGCCCAAAGGTGTTTTGAGGTTTTAAAAAGAAATTATAAAGAAGTATTTATTACAAGAACTATATAA
- a CDS encoding glycosyltransferase, with protein sequence MNVLMLAISAGGGHIKAAETLKEYILLKEPNSNVKIIDTLKYLNPILDKLVIGGYIKAIKSSPSLYGKLYNYNYASMDNTLASVSNKINEIMAYRLLPLIEEFSPDIIVSTHPFPSEMLSILKEQYKLNAPVICIITDYACHSFWLYPFIDAYIIPNKEMIWDMISKGISSNSIFDYGIPVSPAFFEKYNRTELLEELNLSKEKNTVLIMGGSLGMGKITSICLQLCSIDVPLQIIIISGNNKKLFKELTKLKAEHPQISKVLGYTDNVSTYMKCSDLLITKPGGMTITEALACSTPMALFSAIPGQEERNANFLVKNNLAVNIEDFDSYKEAFEYILISKDKLKTMKANCSNFSCPHCGSNIYNLMKKIIANATIL encoded by the coding sequence ATGAATGTATTGATGTTAGCTATTTCAGCAGGGGGAGGTCACATAAAAGCCGCTGAAACACTAAAAGAATATATACTATTAAAAGAACCTAATTCTAACGTAAAAATAATAGATACCCTAAAATATCTAAATCCTATATTAGATAAATTAGTCATAGGCGGTTATATAAAAGCAATAAAAAGCTCCCCTTCTTTGTATGGGAAATTATACAATTACAACTACGCTTCAATGGATAATACTCTAGCTTCTGTAAGTAATAAGATAAATGAAATTATGGCCTACAGGTTACTACCTTTAATCGAGGAATTTAGCCCAGATATTATTGTATCAACTCACCCTTTTCCAAGTGAGATGCTATCTATTTTAAAAGAGCAATATAAACTAAATGCCCCTGTAATTTGTATAATAACAGATTATGCCTGTCACAGTTTTTGGTTATACCCCTTTATAGACGCTTACATAATCCCAAATAAAGAGATGATTTGGGATATGATATCAAAGGGAATTAGCTCAAATTCAATATTTGATTATGGCATACCAGTTTCACCAGCTTTCTTCGAAAAATATAACAGAACTGAACTACTAGAAGAATTGAACCTTAGCAAAGAAAAAAACACTGTGCTTATTATGGGTGGAAGTCTAGGTATGGGGAAAATAACCAGCATCTGCTTACAACTATGTAGCATTGATGTCCCACTTCAAATAATTATTATATCGGGAAATAATAAAAAACTCTTTAAAGAATTAACGAAACTAAAAGCAGAACATCCTCAAATATCAAAGGTGCTTGGTTACACTGACAATGTAAGTACATATATGAAATGCTCTGATTTGCTGATAACAAAGCCTGGTGGCATGACCATAACAGAAGCTTTGGCTTGTTCAACACCAATGGCATTATTTTCCGCTATACCAGGTCAAGAAGAACGAAATGCAAATTTTTTAGTTAAAAATAATTTAGCAGTTAATATAGAAGATTTTGATTCATATAAAGAGGCTTTTGAATACATACTTATATCTAAAGACAAACTAAAAACTATGAAAGCAAATTGTAGTAATTTTTCTTGTCCCCATTGCGGCAGTAATATTTACAATTTAATGAAAAAGATCATTGCTAACGCAACGATCTTATAA
- a CDS encoding Ger(x)C family spore germination protein, producing MKKIFDYERMRYYNGIVFCGCWDKVEIDKRVFISTIGIDIGEDIEKSKTIQSSQLEFLSNKADFKKLKVSYSFPDLKKVKDGLAETESKSVDAYSLTDASNKFAVQSSRSLYMGHTKLLMFSSDLLKYKDTVKEIIDYIKRQPDFNRTVLVLVCEGKLEDYYKLKPKMEKNLEDYIMGIMSNSQENSAIPEVNLNEFLYTLSENGNSLVPMISINKNKNEVMLKNMAIIKDYEMVGKLGEEDVAQRQMLNGKLKSGSKVVLYESHPVDYIIDGSNRNIKFFKANGKFVFNININLEGKINACFPETKLLSEKNLDQIESKINKLVEEESKRFIEVSKEKYKSDFIGLDDHLKKYHPKVWNEVKDNSKEKLRNSVIIVNVKSDIRRVGVSQ from the coding sequence ATGAAAAAAATATTTGATTATGAGCGTATGCGTTATTATAATGGAATTGTTTTTTGCGGTTGCTGGGATAAAGTTGAAATAGATAAAAGAGTTTTTATATCCACTATAGGAATCGATATTGGTGAGGATATAGAAAAAAGTAAGACTATACAATCTTCGCAGTTAGAATTTCTTTCTAATAAGGCAGATTTCAAAAAACTTAAGGTTAGCTATAGTTTTCCAGATTTAAAAAAAGTAAAAGATGGTTTAGCAGAGACCGAAAGTAAATCTGTAGATGCATATTCTTTAACCGATGCTTCAAATAAATTTGCAGTTCAAAGTAGTAGAAGTTTGTATATGGGTCACACAAAGCTTCTTATGTTTAGCTCAGATCTTTTAAAGTATAAGGATACAGTAAAAGAAATAATTGATTACATTAAGAGACAACCTGATTTTAATAGAACAGTTTTGGTTTTAGTTTGTGAGGGAAAATTAGAAGATTATTATAAATTAAAGCCTAAAATGGAGAAAAACTTGGAAGATTATATAATGGGAATAATGAGCAATAGTCAGGAAAATAGTGCAATACCTGAGGTTAATTTAAATGAGTTTTTATATACTTTAAGCGAAAACGGAAACTCCCTAGTTCCTATGATTAGTATAAATAAAAATAAAAATGAAGTTATGCTAAAAAATATGGCTATAATTAAAGATTATGAAATGGTAGGAAAGCTAGGTGAAGAGGATGTAGCTCAAAGACAAATGTTAAATGGAAAACTAAAATCTGGTAGCAAAGTAGTATTATATGAAAGTCATCCTGTTGACTATATTATAGATGGAAGCAATAGAAACATAAAATTTTTTAAAGCTAATGGAAAATTTGTTTTTAATATAAACATAAATCTAGAAGGAAAGATAAACGCCTGTTTTCCAGAAACTAAATTACTATCAGAAAAAAACTTAGATCAAATCGAAAGTAAAATTAATAAACTTGTAGAAGAAGAATCCAAACGGTTTATTGAGGTTTCAAAAGAAAAATATAAATCTGATTTTATTGGCTTAGATGATCATTTGAAAAAATATCATCCTAAAGTGTGGAATGAAGTTAAAGATAATAGTAAAGAAAAGTTAAGGAATTCTGTAATAATTGTGAATGTAAAATCAGATATACGAAGAGTTGGTGTATCTCAGTAA
- a CDS encoding SPOCS domain-containing protein, with product MELIRENIEYEQLLGENTADTIIRQEFIIPDTHPDVEEILMIEAKPRLTSKEVMQNKIYIEGQVNYNVLYLAKGEKESEVFNVTYNGTFSNAIEINGAEREMISDIESYVEHMECSIYNERKISIEGIIKLKASVYKNYAFDIVKDLKESNKIEMLKNPTSIDKILSIIPGEIIGKCHMQIPVEESQISEIMKHNVNISKEEVKVYDNKIKLEAMAHVEILYKSKDSRDLRYLENDILLSNEIENEILRADMKNYTDFKLDAFQLDLREDDLGEKRIIDIEVLVKTNTKLMIKEEINMIEDAYSPQNVLDIQRKNYPLNVIHGQITTQVLVKGEISLDSNMPKSKKIITSSGNVCITDKKLVEDKVVIEGILDVKVLYKSEDKDKYVYSVQDEIPFTCSVEMPGTKIDMNCVAKAKLENIEANVEPGDIAIKALVNVYVRVSYITNKDFIISLDLKEDEIQKKKASITIYVVQNGDTLWKIAKKYNSKLEDLAKINNIEDMNTIKVGDKLIIPGRAII from the coding sequence ATGGAACTTATTAGAGAGAATATAGAATATGAGCAGCTTTTAGGGGAAAATACAGCGGACACTATAATACGTCAAGAATTTATAATACCAGATACTCATCCAGACGTAGAAGAAATCCTTATGATAGAGGCAAAACCACGATTAACCAGCAAGGAAGTTATGCAAAATAAAATTTATATTGAGGGACAAGTAAATTACAATGTATTATATTTAGCTAAAGGAGAAAAGGAAAGCGAAGTATTTAATGTTACTTACAATGGAACATTTTCTAATGCAATAGAAATAAATGGCGCTGAAAGAGAAATGATATCTGATATTGAAAGTTATGTAGAACATATGGAATGCAGCATATACAATGAAAGGAAAATTTCTATTGAAGGTATTATTAAATTAAAAGCTTCAGTTTATAAAAATTATGCTTTTGATATCGTTAAGGATTTAAAAGAAAGCAATAAAATTGAAATGTTAAAAAATCCAACTTCAATAGATAAAATACTTTCTATTATTCCTGGAGAAATTATTGGAAAGTGCCACATGCAAATTCCAGTTGAAGAGTCTCAAATAAGTGAAATCATGAAGCATAACGTTAACATTTCAAAAGAAGAAGTTAAAGTATATGATAATAAAATTAAATTAGAGGCTATGGCACATGTTGAGATACTCTACAAATCTAAAGATAGTAGAGATCTAAGGTATTTAGAAAATGACATTTTATTATCTAATGAAATTGAAAATGAAATTTTAAGAGCTGATATGAAGAACTATACAGATTTTAAGTTAGATGCATTTCAATTAGATTTAAGAGAAGATGATTTAGGAGAAAAAAGAATAATTGATATAGAAGTATTAGTTAAAACCAATACTAAGCTTATGATAAAAGAAGAAATAAACATGATAGAAGATGCGTATTCTCCACAAAACGTATTAGATATCCAAAGAAAAAATTATCCTTTAAATGTTATCCATGGTCAAATTACTACTCAAGTGTTAGTAAAGGGTGAAATTAGTTTAGATTCAAATATGCCAAAGTCAAAGAAAATAATTACATCTTCAGGTAATGTTTGTATAACAGATAAAAAGTTAGTTGAAGATAAGGTTGTAATAGAAGGCATACTAGATGTTAAGGTTTTATATAAATCAGAAGACAAGGATAAGTATGTGTATAGTGTTCAAGATGAAATACCTTTTACCTGTTCAGTAGAAATGCCTGGCACTAAAATAGACATGAACTGTGTTGCAAAAGCTAAACTTGAAAATATTGAGGCTAATGTTGAACCGGGAGATATTGCAATTAAAGCTTTAGTAAATGTATATGTAAGGGTTAGCTACATTACAAATAAAGATTTTATTATTAGTTTAGACTTAAAAGAAGATGAAATTCAAAAGAAAAAGGCAAGTATAACTATATATGTTGTTCAAAATGGAGATACTTTGTGGAAAATAGCAAAGAAATACAATTCAAAATTAGAGGATTTGGCTAAAATTAATAATATAGAGGATATGAATACAATAAAAGTCGGAGACAAACTTATTATTCCAGGAAGGGCAATAATCTAG
- a CDS encoding CLC_0170 family protein → MSDKILILFDLFDKYFLILMLIEGFTLSIYDYNKFENDKEHICALRARKLGYSSIFISIALYFSKLIIR, encoded by the coding sequence ATGAGTGATAAAATATTGATACTGTTTGATTTGTTTGATAAATATTTTTTGATTTTAATGTTAATTGAAGGGTTTACCTTATCAATCTATGATTATAATAAGTTTGAAAATGATAAGGAACATATATGCGCCTTAAGGGCTAGAAAACTAGGATATAGTTCAATTTTTATATCTATTGCTTTGTATTTTTCAAAACTTATAATTAGATAA
- a CDS encoding D-alanine--D-alanine ligase family protein: MYEEKIAVLFGGKSTEHEVSRVSAASVLKNIDRDKYEVCVIGITKKGQWYKYTGDIDKISGGEWESDEENKQSQGYNILFNNEVDVVFPVLHGLYGEDGTIQGVCKLVGIPCAGPSVMSSAICMDKVYTKYVLQNFGIKQADYEVVNKYDYEKNSSEVIKKIKNHLGLPVFIKPSNSGSSVGITKAFDDKTLEEGLNEALKYDRKILVEEALNCREIEVAVLGNDEVKAATPGEVVPDREFYDYDSKYKSAKSKLLIPANLEEDKLEEVRDLAIKIYKTLDCSGMSRVDFLVDKETEEVYLNEINTIPGFTSISMYPKMWESEGKKYKELISELIELAIDRNNN; the protein is encoded by the coding sequence ATATATGAAGAAAAAATTGCCGTTTTATTTGGTGGAAAGTCTACAGAACATGAAGTTTCAAGAGTTTCAGCAGCATCTGTATTAAAGAATATAGATAGAGATAAATACGAAGTATGTGTAATTGGCATAACAAAAAAAGGCCAGTGGTATAAATATACTGGAGATATAGATAAAATTTCAGGAGGAGAATGGGAAAGTGATGAAGAAAATAAACAATCACAAGGATATAATATTCTTTTTAATAATGAAGTAGATGTTGTGTTCCCAGTACTGCACGGTTTATATGGTGAAGATGGAACAATACAAGGTGTATGTAAACTTGTAGGAATACCTTGTGCAGGTCCATCAGTAATGTCTTCTGCTATATGCATGGATAAGGTTTATACTAAATATGTTTTACAAAATTTTGGCATAAAACAGGCAGATTACGAAGTTGTAAATAAATATGACTATGAGAAAAATAGTAGTGAAGTTATAAAAAAAATTAAAAATCATTTGGGACTTCCAGTGTTTATAAAGCCATCTAACAGTGGATCTTCAGTTGGAATAACAAAAGCTTTTGATGATAAAACTTTAGAAGAAGGATTAAATGAAGCTTTGAAGTATGATAGAAAAATTTTAGTTGAAGAAGCGCTTAATTGCAGAGAAATAGAGGTTGCAGTTCTTGGTAATGATGAAGTTAAAGCAGCTACCCCTGGAGAGGTTGTACCTGATAGAGAATTTTATGATTATGACTCAAAATATAAAAGTGCTAAGTCTAAACTATTAATACCTGCCAATTTAGAAGAAGATAAATTAGAGGAAGTAAGAGATTTAGCAATAAAGATTTACAAAACTTTAGACTGTTCAGGTATGTCCAGAGTAGATTTCTTAGTTGATAAAGAAACTGAAGAAGTGTATTTAAATGAGATAAATACTATACCAGGATTTACAAGTATAAGTATGTATCCTAAGATGTGGGAAAGTGAAGGCAAAAAATATAAAGAATTAATAAGTGAACTTATAGAGCTTGCAATAGATAGAAATAATAATTAA